A genomic region of Methanosarcina thermophila TM-1 contains the following coding sequences:
- a CDS encoding phosphoglycerate kinase: MTSRDFLTIDDFDTYGKTILVRVDLNSPMDPQGNILDDMRIRSHITTLKDLEDAKVVLLAHQSRPGKKDFTTMKPHANLMSKYLGKQVLYVDDIFGTYAKTRIASMENGEVILLENVRFYSEETLERTSKEHANTFPVKKLAPFVDIFLNDAFAVSHRSHLSVVGFTEVLPTGAGRVMEKELTALDRGLKGREKPTIFVLGGAKVDDSLQVAENVLSSGGADRVLFTGVVANVALAASGVDIGKANMDFIKSQGYADQIEKAKDILAKFKDKVGLPKDVALNDDKKRVEVPVSELNSESLPINDIGLETIVDYTSEIENAKTVILNGPAGISEVDDFALGTHEIIKAAIKSEFSIIGGGHISAEVEHLGLAHRFSHISTGGGALIDYLSGVKLPGVESLKAAAKRYQEAKTL, from the coding sequence ATGACTTCTAGAGACTTTCTTACAATCGATGACTTTGACACATATGGAAAGACAATTCTTGTAAGGGTTGACCTGAACTCTCCTATGGATCCACAGGGTAATATTCTGGATGATATGCGGATCCGAAGCCATATTACTACCTTGAAGGATCTTGAGGACGCAAAGGTTGTTTTGCTTGCGCACCAGAGCAGGCCCGGGAAAAAGGACTTTACTACAATGAAGCCCCATGCCAATTTGATGTCTAAATATCTGGGCAAGCAGGTTCTTTACGTGGATGATATCTTTGGAACTTACGCGAAGACCAGGATTGCTTCGATGGAAAATGGAGAAGTTATCCTGCTTGAAAATGTAAGGTTCTATTCCGAAGAAACCCTTGAAAGAACCTCAAAAGAACATGCGAATACATTTCCGGTTAAAAAGCTAGCACCCTTTGTGGATATTTTCCTCAATGACGCTTTTGCTGTGTCCCACAGGTCTCATCTTTCCGTAGTCGGATTTACTGAGGTTCTCCCGACCGGAGCTGGAAGAGTTATGGAAAAAGAGCTCACAGCTCTGGATCGAGGGCTTAAAGGAAGGGAAAAACCAACGATATTCGTGCTCGGAGGAGCAAAAGTTGATGACTCTCTCCAAGTGGCGGAAAATGTGCTTTCAAGCGGGGGAGCTGACCGTGTACTCTTTACAGGGGTAGTGGCAAATGTAGCACTTGCTGCTTCAGGTGTAGATATCGGGAAAGCCAATATGGACTTTATCAAATCCCAGGGATACGCAGACCAGATTGAGAAAGCAAAAGACATACTTGCAAAATTCAAAGATAAAGTCGGTCTCCCCAAGGACGTGGCTTTGAATGATGATAAAAAGCGAGTTGAAGTACCTGTTTCGGAACTTAACTCAGAATCTCTTCCCATAAACGATATTGGCCTTGAAACCATTGTAGATTATACCAGTGAGATTGAGAATGCAAAGACTGTTATCTTAAATGGGCCAGCAGGAATTTCCGAAGTTGATGATTTTGCTCTTGGGACGCATGAGATTATAAAAGCTGCCATCAAATCAGAATTTTCGATTATCGGCGGCGGACATATCTCGGCAGAAGTCGAACATCTCGGGCTTGCACACCGTTTCTCTCATATCAGCACAGGTGGAGGGGCATTGATTGATTATCTCTCGGGAGTAAAACTTCCTGGTGTCGAGTCTCTAAAGGCTGCAGCCAAAAGATATCAGGAAGCTAAGACACTATAA
- a CDS encoding Hsp20/alpha crystallin family protein, translated as MAMVKMTPDVFSCSDDKGNLEIQINLPGVKKEDIELKMVAEGFFIRAKREETGVEYAGTYAFCCPVVPEKAVARYCEGKLIVIVPYMESSEVVNVEIQ; from the coding sequence ATGGCAATGGTAAAAATGACGCCTGATGTATTTTCGTGTTCTGATGATAAGGGAAATTTGGAAATCCAAATCAATCTGCCGGGGGTAAAGAAAGAGGATATCGAATTAAAAATGGTTGCGGAAGGCTTTTTTATAAGAGCAAAAAGAGAAGAAACAGGAGTTGAATATGCAGGAACTTATGCATTCTGCTGTCCAGTTGTCCCTGAAAAGGCAGTCGCAAGATACTGTGAGGGGAAACTCATTGTTATAGTGCCTTACATGGAATCCTCTGAGGTTGTAAATGTTGAAATCCAGTAA
- a CDS encoding TIGR00296 family protein has protein sequence MLTDIEGRAAVKLARKTIELFLSEGRLPESQELDFELSPVFEEKRGVFVTLTEDGLLRGCIGHPYPDSTLRDAIMDSAISAATRDPRFPPVAKDEIENIVVEVTILTPPEKINAPPEELPERVEIGKHGLIVKQGYCQGLLLPQVAPEHNMDAIEFLGHTCLKAGLSPDAWLKGAEVSCFEGQIFKEKEPQGEVIEERYSGE, from the coding sequence ATGCTAACAGATATCGAAGGTAGAGCTGCAGTTAAACTTGCAAGGAAAACGATTGAATTATTTTTATCGGAAGGAAGGCTCCCAGAGTCTCAGGAACTGGATTTTGAGCTTTCGCCGGTTTTCGAGGAAAAAAGGGGAGTTTTTGTAACGCTTACGGAAGATGGGCTTCTTAGAGGTTGTATAGGGCACCCTTATCCGGACTCCACGCTTCGGGACGCAATTATGGATTCTGCAATATCTGCGGCAACTCGTGATCCACGCTTTCCGCCTGTTGCAAAAGATGAAATTGAGAATATAGTTGTCGAGGTAACGATTCTTACCCCACCTGAAAAAATTAATGCTCCTCCGGAAGAGCTTCCTGAGCGTGTAGAAATAGGGAAGCATGGACTGATTGTAAAACAGGGTTATTGTCAGGGACTGCTGCTTCCCCAGGTCGCTCCTGAACACAATATGGATGCCATCGAGTTTCTTGGTCACACCTGCCTGAAGGCTGGACTTTCGCCTGACGCCTGGCTTAAAGGAGCAGAGGTTTCCTGTTTCGAAGGACAAATTTTCAAGGAAAAAGAACCACAGGGCGAGGTTATTGAGGAAAGGTATTCAGGTGAATGA
- the pta gene encoding phosphate acetyltransferase: MVTFLEKISERAKKLNKTIALPETEDIRTLQAAAKVLERGIANVVLIGKEKDIKELSGDLDLSKARIVDPETYERKDEYVKTFYELRKHKGVTLDSAAEIMKDYVYFAVMMAKLGEVDGVVSGAVHSSSDTLRPAVQIVKTAPDSALASAFFIISVPDCEYGSNGTFLFADSGMVEMPTVEELAHIAVTSAKTFELLVQDTPYVAMLSYSTKGSAHSKLTEATVAATKRAQELAPDIAIDGELQVDAAIVPKVAASKAPGSPVAGKANVLIFPDLNAGNIAYKIAHRLAKAEAYGPITQGLAKPINDLSRGCSDEDIVGAVAITCVQAAAQQK, from the coding sequence TTGGTAACATTTTTAGAAAAAATCAGTGAAAGAGCAAAGAAACTTAACAAGACAATCGCTTTACCTGAAACTGAAGATATAAGAACCCTCCAAGCAGCTGCCAAGGTCCTTGAAAGAGGTATTGCAAATGTTGTCCTTATCGGTAAGGAGAAGGACATCAAAGAACTCTCAGGAGATCTTGACCTCTCAAAAGCAAGGATTGTAGATCCCGAGACTTATGAGAGAAAAGACGAATATGTTAAGACCTTTTATGAGCTGAGAAAGCACAAGGGTGTCACCCTCGACAGCGCAGCTGAAATTATGAAGGACTACGTTTACTTCGCTGTTATGATGGCAAAACTCGGCGAAGTTGACGGTGTCGTATCAGGTGCTGTTCACTCTTCTTCTGACACTCTTAGACCTGCTGTCCAGATCGTTAAAACCGCCCCAGATTCAGCTCTGGCATCTGCGTTCTTCATTATTTCCGTACCTGACTGTGAATATGGATCCAATGGAACGTTCCTCTTCGCTGACTCGGGCATGGTAGAGATGCCAACTGTAGAAGAGCTGGCACACATTGCCGTAACCTCTGCAAAGACCTTCGAGCTTCTGGTTCAGGACACCCCATATGTCGCAATGCTTTCTTACTCCACTAAGGGAAGCGCTCACAGCAAGCTGACTGAGGCAACAGTCGCTGCAACAAAACGTGCACAGGAACTTGCCCCAGATATAGCAATCGATGGTGAACTTCAGGTAGATGCAGCAATTGTTCCCAAAGTTGCAGCTTCAAAAGCACCGGGAAGCCCTGTCGCAGGTAAGGCAAATGTTCTTATTTTCCCTGACCTTAACGCCGGAAACATCGCATATAAGATTGCCCATAGGCTTGCCAAGGCTGAGGCTTATGGCCCTATAACCCAGGGACTTGCCAAGCCTATTAATGACCTCTCCAGAGGTTGCAGCGACGAAGACATTGTTGGCGCTGTTGCAATTACCTGTGTTCAGGCCGCAGCTCAGCAAAAATAA
- a CDS encoding acetate kinase: protein MKVLVINAGSSSLKYQLIDMTTESALAVGLCERIGITDSIITQKRFDGKKLEKTTDFPNHKVAMEEVVKSLTDPEFGVIKDMSEINAVGHRVVHGGEKFTSSALIDEDVEKSIEECFDLAPLHNPPNMMGIKACQELMPGVPMVAVFDTAFHMTIPKYAYMYALPYELYEKYGIRKYGFHGTSHMYVSRRAIAMLGKPAEETKIITCHLGNGSSITAVKGGKSVDTTMGFTPLEGVCMGTRCGSIDPAVVPFIMEKENLSTREIDTLMNKKSGVLGISGVSNDFRDLDEAASKGNERANLALEIFAYKVKKVIGEYTAVLDGVDAIVFTAGIGENSASIRKRILSGLENFGIKIDEEKNKIRGQEIDISTPDSKVRVFVIPTNEELTIARDTKEIVETEAKLRSSIPV from the coding sequence ATGAAAGTACTTGTTATAAATGCGGGCAGCTCGTCCCTCAAATACCAATTAATTGACATGACCACCGAATCAGCTCTTGCAGTAGGTCTCTGTGAAAGGATAGGTATTACAGACTCAATTATTACCCAGAAGAGATTTGATGGCAAGAAACTGGAAAAGACTACTGACTTCCCCAACCACAAAGTAGCTATGGAAGAGGTTGTCAAAAGTCTTACCGATCCGGAATTTGGTGTCATAAAGGACATGAGTGAGATTAACGCTGTAGGGCACAGGGTTGTGCATGGTGGCGAGAAATTTACTTCTTCGGCTTTAATTGACGAAGATGTAGAGAAGTCTATAGAGGAATGTTTTGATCTGGCTCCTCTCCACAACCCTCCAAACATGATGGGTATCAAAGCCTGTCAGGAACTCATGCCTGGAGTCCCAATGGTTGCCGTGTTTGACACAGCATTCCACATGACAATACCAAAATATGCCTACATGTATGCTCTGCCATACGAACTGTACGAAAAATACGGGATCAGGAAATACGGTTTCCATGGAACCTCCCATATGTATGTTTCTAGAAGAGCTATTGCTATGCTTGGAAAACCCGCAGAGGAAACTAAAATTATCACCTGTCACCTCGGGAATGGTTCAAGCATTACAGCTGTCAAAGGCGGAAAATCTGTTGATACAACAATGGGCTTTACTCCGCTCGAGGGAGTTTGCATGGGTACCAGATGTGGTTCAATTGACCCTGCAGTCGTCCCCTTCATAATGGAGAAAGAAAACCTCTCTACCAGAGAAATCGACACCCTTATGAACAAGAAGTCGGGTGTGCTCGGAATCTCAGGAGTCAGCAACGACTTTAGAGACCTTGACGAAGCAGCCTCCAAAGGCAATGAAAGAGCAAATCTTGCCCTCGAAATCTTCGCCTACAAGGTTAAGAAAGTTATTGGTGAATACACAGCTGTTCTCGACGGCGTCGATGCAATAGTTTTCACCGCAGGCATTGGAGAAAACAGTGCAAGCATCAGAAAGAGAATCCTTTCGGGTCTTGAGAACTTTGGAATAAAGATTGACGAAGAAAAGAATAAGATAAGGGGACAGGAAATCGACATCTCCACCCCAGATTCAAAAGTCCGGGTCTTTGTTATCCCGACCAATGAAGAGCTTACCATTGCAAGGGACACAAAGGAAATTGTTGAGACCGAAGCTAAACTGCGCAGCTCTATACCTGTCTGA
- a CDS encoding acetate--CoA ligase family protein, translating to MEQASIVPRISGTDRVAAARIIEAARAEDRRMLGIEAFDILKAYGIPVVNTRFAKTVEEAVNAAEDIGYPLVMKVVSPQISHKSDIGGIRLPLHNSAEVKAAYYDMMESISKKMPEASLEGVQLQPMLSGGREVILGMVHDPTFGPMLMFGLGGIYVEILKDVRFAIAPVDEREARDLITGIKTYPLLAGVRGAKASDINALVDIILRVSEFVCDFPEIEEFEINPMMVFEEGKGALAVDMRLVLKW from the coding sequence ATGGAACAGGCAAGTATTGTTCCCAGGATATCCGGGACAGATAGGGTCGCGGCAGCAAGGATTATTGAAGCTGCCCGGGCAGAAGATCGGCGTATGCTTGGCATTGAAGCTTTTGACATTCTGAAAGCTTACGGCATTCCTGTAGTAAATACCAGATTTGCAAAAACTGTTGAAGAAGCCGTAAATGCTGCAGAAGATATAGGCTATCCCCTTGTAATGAAGGTCGTATCTCCGCAGATCTCCCATAAATCCGATATTGGAGGAATAAGACTTCCCCTTCATAACTCTGCCGAAGTCAAGGCTGCCTACTATGATATGATGGAAAGCATCTCAAAGAAAATGCCGGAAGCGTCCCTGGAAGGCGTCCAGTTGCAGCCAATGCTCTCAGGCGGAAGGGAGGTAATTCTAGGAATGGTGCACGATCCTACTTTCGGGCCCATGCTGATGTTCGGGCTCGGAGGAATATACGTAGAAATCCTCAAGGACGTAAGGTTTGCAATCGCCCCGGTTGATGAAAGAGAAGCTCGAGATCTTATTACTGGAATTAAAACCTATCCGCTTCTTGCCGGAGTCAGGGGGGCAAAAGCTTCGGATATTAATGCGCTTGTTGATATAATTCTAAGGGTTTCAGAGTTTGTTTGCGACTTTCCGGAGATTGAGGAATTCGAGATCAACCCCATGATGGTTTTTGAAGAAGGAAAAGGTGCTCTTGCTGTGGATATGAGGCTGGTATTGAAATGGTGA
- a CDS encoding uracil-DNA glycosylase: MMVEAGYETVAREIIKCTRCPLHKSAIKRVIGKGSCHPKVFFIGEAPGDSENKTGIPFYGRAGKQLDKMIEYMGLSEEDWMVTNTVKCHPSGNRKPKINEIECCKPFLLSQIILLNPRIIILLGNTAERSFCPGRKLEWGVPVEHEGKTVLKLYHPAALIYTRSKIETQYAFIDRNRELWS; the protein is encoded by the coding sequence ATGATGGTGGAAGCTGGGTATGAGACTGTTGCAAGGGAGATAATCAAATGCACACGTTGCCCGCTCCATAAAAGTGCAATAAAACGGGTGATTGGAAAGGGATCGTGCCACCCGAAAGTTTTCTTCATAGGAGAAGCACCTGGTGACAGTGAAAACAAAACTGGAATACCATTCTATGGAAGGGCGGGAAAGCAACTCGACAAAATGATTGAATATATGGGACTTTCCGAAGAAGACTGGATGGTAACAAATACGGTCAAATGCCATCCCTCTGGGAATAGAAAGCCTAAAATTAATGAAATAGAATGCTGTAAACCATTCCTTCTTTCCCAGATAATCCTGCTTAACCCGAGAATTATAATTCTTCTTGGCAATACAGCCGAGAGATCTTTCTGCCCCGGAAGAAAACTCGAATGGGGAGTGCCTGTAGAACACGAAGGAAAAACCGTCTTGAAACTCTATCACCCTGCTGCTCTGATTTACACTCGCTCAAAGATAGAAACCCAGTATGCTTTTATCGACAGAAATCGTGAGTTATGGAGCTGA
- a CDS encoding flavodoxin family protein, giving the protein MKILGISGSPRKGQNCEKMIEAVLKVANERGFETDTVFISNLEVAPCKACGACREQDSCIIDDDMEEVYEKMRSSDGIVVAAPVYMGNYPAQLKALFDRSVLLRRKDMALKNKVGAALSVGGSRNGGQEKTIQSIHDWMHIHGMIVVGDNAHFGGITWNPVEEDNLGMQTVLETTKKLCDVLELIGKK; this is encoded by the coding sequence ATGAAGATACTGGGAATTTCAGGTAGCCCACGAAAGGGCCAAAATTGTGAGAAAATGATCGAAGCCGTCCTTAAAGTTGCAAATGAAAGGGGCTTTGAGACCGACACTGTTTTTATCTCCAATTTAGAAGTCGCCCCCTGTAAAGCCTGTGGAGCCTGCAGAGAACAAGATTCCTGTATAATTGATGACGATATGGAAGAAGTTTATGAAAAAATGAGGAGTTCAGACGGCATAGTCGTAGCAGCTCCAGTGTATATGGGAAATTACCCTGCCCAGCTAAAAGCCCTTTTTGACCGTTCTGTTCTCCTCCGCCGTAAAGATATGGCGCTCAAGAATAAAGTCGGAGCAGCCCTTTCAGTCGGAGGCTCAAGGAATGGAGGGCAGGAAAAAACAATTCAATCAATTCATGACTGGATGCACATTCACGGGATGATAGTTGTTGGTGATAATGCCCACTTTGGAGGAATCACCTGGAACCCGGTAGAAGAGGACAACCTTGGAATGCAAACTGTGCTTGAGACCACAAAAAAATTATGTGATGTCCTTGAACTTATAGGAAAAAAATAA
- a CDS encoding HEAT repeat domain-containing protein — MSISVTESGLNGDLGKYLKNIILEDKDKICNYVELSAREILPITRRLFEEKVSLAYDFEISQIVEKEKHLIIYGGAGSGKTITLKWLSTVYARQYLLRKEGFVPIYVALDSYVKGSFYNYLKKKVKEKGISEADFKKLLEGKALLLLDGLDLLTLSDEFSPFDEVSDFISEYEDCRYVVASRPEPFDSLKSTFALSELEKLTDEKIRLFIAKNVPNKRQAKLLTARSLSEVHSKPVLRNPLLLYIWIKLSTVHMETKEKAVGAQCFTLEGSVPSNDTEIYQAFVSELFENSRLREEFFKSRNQFHLKISSDRTNHKKIPRGRIDSQELSTGKTNIENFLMNLSFELQCRNRISCKYSYALEVAERYIECGRSGRARARKLLQSCMGIGLLIRKRSEIRFGINRSFQEYFAALKLKACLESGMDISKTFRNPRWDNVIVLTSELVESGDELVNSIISSGNLDLASKCTLRASAKTKEKLCELLSRKLDSKYIGEKVRAVQSLGRLGTCGIIANLGALEDKDIGIKRETAKVLGETRSEAALAPLEAAIKDEDYSVRIEAVKSLGMIGSDRAIELLRSMFEDKNRTVRLQAVEALMQIGSEKALEILISALGANDDFVRIGAVGALGRTNSRKAAEALIKAFKEEDKLVQMGAAEALGQMRSEKAVELFINALKDEDEFVRWIATKALGEIRSDKISGTFVDMLGDKSRFVRREAAKGLGMVGSERALDPLVSALWDEDEFVRKTAAESLGEIGSEMAAKTLINKLHDESHLVRLEAAKALGAMKVRKAIVPLLFALGDENRFVRKEAANALGQFESQEVFEPLIRIFKSGNNLTRQGAVRALGKINPDGIPDWISDRIFDFIDHAIKDEDKLVRREAAKALQNLSESRLKRAFESLIRALDSGDDEVRRLAAESLPFFDCEMAVSPLINALKSRDATVRRFAAVTLGRIRSKEALQPLIEVLVFDDNGSVKEEAAKSLGKIKSKKAVEPLIDALMDRNNEGRSGAAEALGRIKASNAVDQLIAALEDPDDFTRLAAAKALGRIKPKRSIEPLINTLYDWNRFVKAEAAGALKRICTKEDEVKLKALLDSENEFVANLAFEILEGIEMNEILKTHLWECPEDTFFSGS; from the coding sequence ATGTCTATATCTGTAACTGAAAGCGGCTTAAACGGAGACCTGGGAAAGTACCTCAAAAACATAATACTGGAAGATAAGGATAAAATCTGTAATTATGTAGAATTATCTGCCAGAGAGATATTACCAATTACCCGCAGGCTTTTCGAAGAAAAGGTCTCTCTTGCCTACGACTTTGAAATCTCACAAATTGTAGAAAAAGAGAAGCATCTGATAATTTACGGAGGTGCAGGTTCGGGAAAGACAATAACCCTCAAATGGCTGAGTACTGTCTATGCCAGGCAGTACCTCCTGAGAAAGGAAGGATTTGTCCCGATCTATGTCGCACTTGATTCCTACGTTAAGGGTTCTTTCTACAACTACTTAAAAAAGAAAGTAAAGGAAAAAGGCATTTCTGAGGCAGATTTTAAGAAATTGCTCGAAGGAAAAGCCCTGCTGCTGTTAGATGGGCTTGACCTGCTCACACTTTCGGATGAATTTTCACCTTTTGATGAGGTTTCTGATTTTATTTCCGAGTATGAAGACTGCAGATACGTTGTTGCTTCGAGACCCGAGCCTTTTGACAGTTTGAAAAGTACATTTGCACTGTCGGAGCTTGAAAAATTAACTGATGAGAAAATCAGGTTGTTTATAGCAAAGAATGTCCCCAATAAGAGACAGGCAAAGCTTTTGACAGCCAGGAGTTTGAGTGAGGTCCATTCGAAACCAGTCCTTCGAAACCCTCTGCTGCTTTATATCTGGATCAAACTCTCAACAGTACATATGGAAACAAAGGAAAAGGCTGTAGGCGCTCAATGCTTTACCCTTGAAGGTTCTGTTCCCTCGAACGATACGGAAATCTATCAGGCTTTCGTTTCTGAGCTTTTTGAGAATAGCAGGTTAAGAGAGGAGTTTTTCAAATCTCGAAACCAATTTCATCTAAAGATAAGTTCTGATAGAACGAATCATAAAAAAATTCCTCGTGGAAGAATAGATTCTCAGGAACTGAGTACTGGAAAAACAAACATCGAAAATTTCCTGATGAATCTGTCGTTTGAACTCCAGTGCAGGAACAGGATCTCATGTAAGTATAGCTACGCTCTTGAAGTGGCAGAAAGGTATATTGAGTGCGGCAGGTCTGGAAGAGCAAGAGCCAGAAAGCTTCTTCAATCCTGCATGGGGATCGGACTCCTTATAAGAAAGAGATCCGAAATAAGGTTCGGAATAAATCGATCTTTTCAAGAATATTTTGCGGCGTTAAAGCTGAAAGCGTGCCTTGAAAGCGGAATGGACATCTCAAAGACGTTCAGGAATCCGAGATGGGATAACGTAATAGTACTTACCTCGGAGTTAGTCGAGTCAGGAGATGAACTTGTAAACTCAATAATCTCAAGTGGAAACCTAGATTTAGCCTCAAAATGTACTTTGAGAGCCAGTGCTAAGACAAAAGAGAAACTGTGCGAGTTGCTTTCCAGGAAACTTGACAGTAAATACATCGGAGAGAAAGTAAGGGCGGTTCAAAGTCTGGGGAGGCTGGGTACCTGTGGAATCATAGCCAATTTAGGAGCTCTTGAAGATAAGGACATAGGGATAAAAAGAGAAACTGCAAAGGTGCTTGGGGAAACAAGGTCTGAGGCAGCGCTCGCTCCGCTTGAGGCTGCAATAAAAGATGAGGATTACTCTGTGCGTATAGAGGCTGTAAAGTCTCTTGGGATGATAGGTTCCGATAGAGCTATCGAACTGCTCAGGAGTATGTTTGAAGATAAGAACCGGACTGTCCGTCTGCAGGCTGTGGAAGCTTTGATGCAGATAGGATCAGAGAAGGCTCTGGAAATCCTTATTTCCGCACTTGGGGCTAATGATGATTTCGTCCGTATAGGGGCTGTAGGTGCGCTTGGCAGGACAAATTCCAGGAAAGCTGCAGAAGCTCTTATAAAAGCATTTAAGGAAGAAGACAAGCTTGTCCAGATGGGCGCTGCCGAGGCTCTTGGTCAGATGAGATCGGAAAAAGCGGTTGAATTGTTTATAAATGCCCTGAAGGATGAGGATGAATTTGTACGCTGGATCGCCACAAAAGCACTTGGAGAAATAAGATCAGATAAAATATCAGGCACATTTGTTGATATGCTTGGGGATAAAAGCCGCTTTGTCCGTCGGGAAGCCGCGAAGGGACTTGGCATGGTAGGGTCGGAAAGAGCCCTCGATCCCCTTGTGTCCGCGCTCTGGGACGAGGATGAGTTTGTAAGGAAGACAGCCGCAGAGTCCTTAGGGGAAATAGGGTCTGAAATGGCGGCTAAAACCCTGATAAATAAACTCCATGATGAGAGCCATTTAGTCCGACTGGAAGCTGCAAAAGCTCTGGGCGCAATGAAGGTCCGCAAAGCTATTGTTCCACTTCTTTTTGCATTGGGAGATGAAAACCGTTTTGTCAGGAAGGAAGCGGCAAACGCACTCGGGCAGTTTGAATCGCAGGAAGTCTTTGAACCGCTCATTCGGATTTTTAAGTCAGGGAATAATCTTACAAGGCAGGGGGCAGTAAGAGCTTTGGGCAAGATAAATCCTGACGGCATCCCTGACTGGATATCGGATAGAATCTTTGATTTCATTGATCATGCGATCAAAGACGAAGATAAGCTTGTGCGGAGGGAAGCCGCAAAAGCCCTGCAAAATCTGTCGGAAAGCAGGCTCAAAAGAGCTTTTGAGTCCCTGATCCGCGCCCTTGATAGTGGAGATGATGAAGTCAGGAGGCTTGCAGCCGAGTCACTGCCATTTTTTGATTGTGAGATGGCGGTTTCCCCGTTAATCAATGCACTCAAATCCAGAGATGCAACTGTACGCAGATTTGCAGCCGTAACCCTGGGTCGGATAAGGTCAAAAGAAGCCCTGCAGCCCCTTATAGAGGTTCTGGTTTTTGATGACAACGGCTCCGTAAAAGAGGAAGCTGCAAAATCCCTCGGAAAAATAAAATCCAAAAAAGCTGTAGAACCCCTTATTGACGCACTGATGGATAGAAACAATGAAGGAAGATCGGGAGCAGCCGAAGCTCTTGGCAGGATTAAAGCCTCAAATGCGGTGGATCAGCTTATTGCTGCTCTTGAGGATCCGGACGATTTTACCCGGCTGGCTGCCGCAAAAGCTCTCGGCAGGATAAAACCGAAAAGGTCTATCGAACCTCTTATAAATACCCTTTACGACTGGAACCGCTTTGTAAAAGCCGAAGCGGCAGGGGCTCTAAAAAGGATCTGTACTAAAGAGGATGAAGTGAAGTTGAAGGCTTTACTTGACTCAGAAAATGAATTCGTGGCAAACCTTGCTTTTGAGATCCTTGAGGGCATCGAGATGAATGAAATCTTAAAGACCCATTTGTGGGAGTGTCCAGAGGACACTTTTTTCAGTGGTAGCTGA
- a CDS encoding RidA family protein produces MNNSTQGQIQYINPDGLPKNPAFTNVIVVTGKVKTIYIGGQDAVDASGKIVGKGDIRQQTEQVLANLQTALKAAGAKLEHIIKWNVYIVQGQPLQPGFEVFQQVWGNRPNPPAITFMFVSGLSNPDFLVEMDAIAVVPQE; encoded by the coding sequence ATGAATAATTCTACTCAGGGACAGATCCAGTACATAAATCCAGATGGTTTGCCTAAAAACCCGGCATTCACTAATGTGATTGTTGTAACCGGTAAGGTAAAAACGATTTACATCGGGGGGCAAGATGCGGTTGATGCCTCCGGGAAAATTGTTGGAAAAGGCGATATTAGACAGCAGACTGAGCAAGTTTTAGCCAACCTGCAAACAGCACTGAAAGCTGCTGGCGCTAAACTGGAGCACATTATTAAGTGGAATGTGTATATTGTTCAGGGGCAACCTTTACAGCCGGGTTTTGAGGTATTCCAGCAGGTATGGGGTAACAGGCCCAATCCGCCTGCAATCACCTTTATGTTTGTGTCGGGACTGTCAAATCCTGATTTCCTTGTGGAAATGGACGCTATTGCTGTTGTGCCTCAGGAGTGA
- a CDS encoding 4Fe-4S dicluster domain-containing protein: MHPVIDYNKCTGALACYEVCPAEVFDIEEIDRVKRAVVARPENCIECGYCVDACPEDAIELIED; encoded by the coding sequence ATGCATCCAGTAATCGATTATAATAAATGTACCGGAGCTCTTGCCTGCTATGAGGTTTGTCCTGCAGAAGTTTTTGATATCGAAGAAATTGATCGAGTAAAGAGGGCAGTTGTAGCCCGCCCTGAAAACTGCATAGAGTGTGGATACTGCGTGGATGCTTGCCCGGAAGATGCTATTGAGCTTATTGAAGATTAA